The genomic window AGGTAATAGAGAAGACTATGACAGGAAACCAGGCGCTGGATAGGTACGGCGGCGTGCATGTTGATGCCTATGAGAAGGAAGTAGCTGCCTATTTCGGGACGAAGTTTGCGACAGCGACGAGCGCAGGGACGGCCGCTATCCATGCGGCATTGGGAGCACTGAGATTGGAGCCTGGGACGGAGGTCATTACGAGCCCGATAACAGATCCTGGGACGGTCGCACCTGTTCTTATGCAAAACTGCATTCCCATCTTCGCGGATGTGGATTATGATACGCTCAATATAACCGCCGAGACAATTGCAGAGCGGCTAAGTGAGAAGACGAGGGTTGTCATCCCTGTACATCTTGCAGGGCAACCGTGCGATATGGATCCTATCATGAAGCTTGCTCGGGAACACAACCTTATAGTCATCGAGGATGTTGCGCAGGCGCACGGTGCTAAATACAAGGGCAGATTTGCTGGTTCCATTGGTGATATGGGGACGTTGAGCCTTATGTCAGGGAAACATATGACGTCCGGTGGCCAAGGCGGAATGGTCTTGACAGATAACGAGGAATTCTATTGGAACGCAAAGAGGTTCGCCGATAGAGGGAAACCCTTTGGCTCCAGCGAGCCTACCAATTTGTTCTTAGGGCTGAATTACAGGATGACTGAGCTTGAGGCAGCTATTGGCAGGGTTCAACTCACCAAACTGGCGGACATTGTTGCCAAGAGGCGGAAGACAGCCGAAAGCCTG from Bacillota bacterium includes these protein-coding regions:
- a CDS encoding DegT/DnrJ/EryC1/StrS family aminotransferase, whose protein sequence is MEKLAIDGGKPVRTEPFPPRIMFDEREKKAALEVIEKTMTGNQALDRYGGVHVDAYEKEVAAYFGTKFATATSAGTAAIHAALGALRLEPGTEVITSPITDPGTVAPVLMQNCIPIFADVDYDTLNITAETIAERLSEKTRVVIPVHLAGQPCDMDPIMKLAREHNLIVIEDVAQAHGAKYKGRFAGSIGDMGTLSLMSGKHMTSGGQGGMVLTDNEEFYWNAKRFADRGKPFGSSEPTNLFLGLNYRMTELEAAIGRVQLTKLADIVAKRRKTAESLRNAMQGLQAFRLWKIRDDVDATYWFLFLHFDSSKMKVSKVQCAAALQAEGMPVGAHYVTVMYKQKWIRDQVTYGGSRCPWSCPHARKIDHYDPCPQAEKALADYMTLYMHEGWGEREVEDVVQALQKVEHYYLK